TTATGGCGCAGCTTGCGGAGGCGTTTCTTCCGCTTGTGCGTTTTGATCTTTTGACGCTTACGCTTTTTGCCTGAGGGCATTCATTCTCCACGATGGGCAGCGCCGCCGTGGGCGGACCACCCGCCACCGCCGTCTGCCATGCCTGGTCCGCGTCGGCGAACCAGCGCCAGTTAATCGATCGGCTGCTTAATAATCAAGTTCTTGAATTCATTGGACGGCTTAAACACCGGGACCTTGCGGTCGGGCACCGGGACTTCCGAGCCGGTGCGCGGGTTGCGCGCCTTACGGGCTTTGCGCAGCTTGACCTTGAAGGTGCCGAAGCCGCGAATCTCGATGTTTTTGCCCTCTTCCAGACTGCGTTTGACCGCGTCCAGGAAGGAGTCCACGGTTACGGCCACGTCGGTGCGC
This genomic interval from Candidatus Zixiibacteriota bacterium contains the following:
- a CDS encoding HU family DNA-binding protein, encoding MTKADLVEICAERTGLTRTDVAVTVDSFLDAVKRSLEEGKNIEIRGFGTFKVKLRKARKARNPRTGSEVPVPDRKVPVFKPSNEFKNLIIKQPID